AGGAGGAAAGCAAGATGAAGGCACTAAAAATGGAGTAATTATGAACCATGGATAAAATGGTCGTCTAGTTTAGGGAAAACGTTGCATTCTGGATGTCAGTTGCTGTGCAGCATCCAGTGGAATCAATAACAAGCGCGCTTGTAAAGTGGCAACAAAATGTCGACCTCTTTTCTAACTCGTGGTTTATCGTCGTTTCTGTTTAAATCGTTTGCAATCGGATCATCTAGCGCCGCGGGTCGGAATGCTGGTCCCAATCAATCGTTATTCCATTCCACCAGCAATACCGAACCGGATGATTCCATACACTTTGATAAGCTTCAAACAGTTCCCAGTGCTTGGTAGGATGCAGTATAGACCAGATTGTAGTATGGAataaaacggaagaaaaacaaacaatctcaTCGCATTTACTCATTTGCAGCATCCAACTGTTTGTTACAATTGCACTGACGATCATCTCCGTTATATATACGCTACAGCAATGTGATACCACAACGGTGTGTTTATATTACTACATGCTGCTCTACCTACGTGGCGTCTATTGGGCGATTGTTTACGTATGTACCGAAAATATCAGTAACATaagtatgcaattttaaacaaagcaTTAATTTTGCAAATTCTTATCTATTCTTGCGCACCGTAAACAACGCTTAGTTAATCCACTTGTACACCAAAAGCCGACACCTATATCTGAACCGCTGTGGTCACCATTCCTTCGCTACCAAAGTTCACCGGCACAAAAAATCTTCCCTGAAGCTGGTGACGCTATCGAACACGATCCTGCTGATAGTGCACACGGCATTGGGACATTCCTTTGGGGAAACGTTTATGCAACGTTGCTTTGTGGATGGGTTTTCGTCCGTGGTATTTGTAGCGTCTTTCACCCTTCTCGAAACTATGATTATTGTACCAGTACAGCTATCCTATATCGGTACGTATACTCGACTCAATGATAAGATATCTCGTTAACACGATTATTCATTCCTGTTAAATAAACAGTTCACGTTCGAGTGTTCAATCTCACACGTCCAATGCCGGACGCGCAGCAGAGTGCCAACGATTTGAGTCTGCGTATATGCCCCACGGAGGAATACAGCGTTAACGATAGCTTCAAAAGCATAACGGATCCGAAGGAATTCATTCTGCTGCAATCGGCGATGATAAGCAAGCTAAAGGAGGAGAACAGTCAGCTTTCTAGCAGAATTCAGGAGGCAAAAAATCTGGTGGAACTCGTTCCGAACCAATCACTTAACTACTCGCTGGCAGAACAATCAATCGTTGGAGGGTATTGATAGGACCGaacaataattgaaatttaatacaCTTTGTATAGTCGAGGGCGTAATTGTGGTAATGTGCATGTTTACCCTATTACATTGTACTACCTTTCATGTAGTAACTCTTCATACACTATTATTTCGTACTGTTACTGGTTTTGTATACTAAAAATATCGTTACGCACGAATCTTAACGACGATATACGTTAAATAATAAAGCTGTCCTTATTCACTGTTTctatgtaaaacaaaaacatgttttccgtttttttccatttgcaattgtttgtaattatttattaaacgaCTTTAGTTTTGTATCACTCATTCCAAGAGGAATTGCTTTCTTAAATACAAATGTGGGAAATTTTGCTGCATTTCCTCTCTAATTATGGAAAAATTTCTAATacaccgaaaacaaacaatatacTATTGtgaataatgaaatttataaTGCTCCACCCATCACGCTTAACTAACCTAGAGCAAATTTCCAAAACGAAGGGAAATTAACGATGGTATAAGTATTTGTATAAAGTGCTTCAGTCCAATGTGTTTGCGAGTTTCCGAATACACCATGCTATGATAAAGAAAACCATACATTCTGCTTTTCATTTCCCTGTGTTCCCTGGTTTCcccagcaaaaaaagggattacAACTTATCCCGGGTACGTGACCGTTCGCACCTGCGCGTTCATTTGCATTATCTTTTGATTCAGCTTCAAATTATGATCTTTCAAATACTTGATCAGATCAGCCTGCTTCTCCAGCAGCTCTGCCGTACTAAGGCCTCGCTGGGTAAGCCCCAGGGAACCACCGCTGAAACCACGATTATCCTGTAGTGCGTCCGGTGGTGATGCGGTACGATTGAACCGGCGTACAGTAGCTAAAATAAAGAATTTAGAGAACCGAGCGTTAAAAGCAATATACCAACACGGAAACACTGCGTGCATTTACCAATGTAGCTTCCGTTTACGATGCACAGTACAATCGTTTCCAGGCCGGAAAAAGCGGAAATGTATATGATCGGCGATAGCAAACCGACCGCAATGCACTTCTCACCGAATGCGTCACCGTAGTAGTGCTGAATAAGCGTTTGGATCGCGAGCAGGAACGTATTCCACAGGGATACAATCTGCAGCGGTACGCTTTTGTGTTGTTCGGTGGCACGGTGGAAATCGTGATAACCGTTTAACCGTAACTTTTCATGATGCGCCCGTACGATGTGATCAAACAGCTAGAAGTATTCGTTGCATTTAAATACCGCTCAACTTAGCGCCAAAGTGCGAACTGTAATGTTACTTACGTAAGTGAAAATCCAGAATGCAGCTCGAAGGTAAAGCATTATGAAGTATGCTTCGCACCGTCGACTGTCCTCCCATGTTGCTGCTAGAATGATTCCAGTCAAGGAAATGCAACTGGACACTAGGAGATGGATGCTGAAACATTACAAGAATGAGAATGTCAATTAAttccatttaatttcattgtgcTGAATGTATTTGTTCTCTCTAGCTTCTCTGACCCATCAGTAGCCCAGAAAACAACATTTCGCCTTATCATATTCTGTTTGTGATTAAGGGACTTGATTTGTAATCCGCCAAAATCGTTCATACCCAACCTCAATATAGATTGAGCGACGAATTTAAAGCTCGCAGTGCGAAAATGTCGATAAGCTTCCCCCGACACAGTCGGTATCAGTATCAGAAATAATATGGTTCCAGTACCTGAAGGCAGGGACAGTACGCAGCGGTCGAAAGCTGTCGTCATCCTCCGTGGCCAGAATGGGATCAAGCATCGTTCTGCTGTCGTCCATTCTCGATGATTCATCAAAGAAACGTCCACCCTGTAACAAATATAGGTGACAAAAGCAGGTGAAATCAAATGCCCTTCGTTCACGGTTGTATGAAGCCTTACTGAGTTCGATGTAAAGTTTCGTAGCAGACTGACCATGCTACTCCTACAGCACCAATGCTAAACCGACGCACTGTTGGTGATTAGACCCACACTCGCATACTTTTCATTCGTTGGCAAAAAGGTATAGAAGTCTAGGAAGGGAATAATCTCTGTTTCCTATCGCTTTACTCAACCAAAAACAACCCTGGCTGTGACAACGGACAGACAAAACTGTGAGTAATGTTGGGACgcaggaaaagtgaaaaaataacaccacacGAAGCACACCAAAATACAACAATCTGATGCAGAGGCCTTTCACAACCGAACTAAACTGATAAGCAAATGGAAGGGCAGACGCTACGTCGGAGACGCCGCGAAGCAATTGTTCGTAAACGTTGTGTTAGCGAAGTGATTGCTAAAACCGCGGGGAgaaccaaaataaaacgaataattACGCCGCGGTGTACAACGAACAGCTGAATCTTttgtgaaaacaaaagaattgggagtgctttttttaatgtactttGACAGTGCCGAGAATGACTGATGAGAAGTGAGATGAGGATGAGAATTGTAAAATGATGGAATTATCGAAATATGTGGGGATCTGTCCGtctataatattttttcattttgatcAATGTACCAAAACGTACTATGTTTTGTCCCGGTATAAGTTACGAATAAACGatgaaaatcaaaagaaacaTGATAATTTCGTGCAAAGTCGACTCACGTTGTGAGATGTTCAATGTCGACTCAGAATGTCAGCGACCAAGCACCGGCTTGCTGTCAAACTAGGAGAAAACGCCAAAACGGAAAAACTTGACATCAAATAACACACGCTCCGCTTTCGCACAATTATATGGTGGggtaaaagaaaaagttttctgGCAAATTGTGAACGAAAACTTTACCAAACCCAGTTCTGAAGAAGCTTCTTCAGTGTGCAAAATATAACCATGTCCGGAAGAAGGG
This region of Anopheles marshallii chromosome 2, idAnoMarsDA_429_01, whole genome shotgun sequence genomic DNA includes:
- the LOC128708955 gene encoding transmembrane protein 192-like, which gives rise to MSTSFLTRGLSSFLFKSFAIGSSSAAGRNAGPNQSLFHSTSNTEPDDSIHFDKLQTVPSACIQLFVTIALTIISVIYTLQQCDTTTVCLYYYMLLYLRGVYWAIVYLIHLYTKSRHLYLNRCGHHSFATKVHRHKKSSLKLVTLSNTILLIVHTALGHSFGETFMQRCFVDGFSSVVFVASFTLLETMIIVPVQLSYIVHVRVFNLTRPMPDAQQSANDLSLRICPTEEYSVNDSFKSITDPKEFILLQSAMISKLKEENSQLSSRIQEAKNLVELVPNQSLNYSLAEQSIVGGY
- the LOC128706849 gene encoding transmembrane protein 192-like; this encodes MVSLLRNFTSNSGGRFFDESSRMDDSRTMLDPILATEDDDSFRPLRTVPAFSIHLLVSSCISLTGIILAATWEDSRRCEAYFIMLYLRAAFWIFTYLFDHIVRAHHEKLRLNGYHDFHRATEQHKSVPLQIVSLWNTFLLAIQTLIQHYYGDAFGEKCIAVGLLSPIIYISAFSGLETIVLCIVNGSYIATVRRFNRTASPPDALQDNRGFSGGSLGLTQRGLSTAELLEKQADLIKYLKDHNLKLNQKIMQMNAQVRTVTYPG